A genomic window from Corynebacterium fournieri includes:
- a CDS encoding isoprenyl transferase, translating to MYRIFTVSVLSKLRYPLYPLYEARLKRELRGKKRPKHIAVMADGNRRWARESGFEDISHGHRVGGAKIGELVRWSAEMDVDVLTIYLLSTENLRRTSEEVELLFDIISEVIEDLATEHYTCRVRLVGHLDLLPEDVAKRMREGAAATDEKPGLTVNIAVGYGGRQEIVDAVRSLIDDKAHAGVTATDMAGEITVDSISEHLYTSGQPDPDLVIRTSGEQRLSGFLLWQAAYSEIWFTDTYWPAFRKIDFLRALRDYSQRSRRFGK from the coding sequence CTGTATAGAATTTTCACCGTGTCTGTCCTTTCCAAGCTGCGTTACCCGCTCTACCCGCTCTACGAGGCGCGCCTGAAGCGCGAGCTGCGCGGCAAAAAGCGCCCGAAGCACATCGCCGTGATGGCCGACGGCAATCGCCGCTGGGCGCGCGAATCCGGCTTCGAGGACATCTCGCACGGCCACCGCGTCGGCGGCGCGAAGATCGGCGAGCTTGTGCGCTGGTCCGCGGAGATGGACGTGGACGTGCTCACCATTTACTTGCTGTCCACGGAGAATCTGCGGCGCACCTCCGAAGAGGTGGAGCTGCTGTTCGACATCATCTCCGAGGTGATCGAAGACCTCGCCACGGAGCACTACACCTGCCGTGTGCGGTTGGTGGGGCATTTGGATTTGCTGCCGGAGGACGTCGCTAAGCGAATGCGCGAGGGGGCGGCCGCCACCGACGAAAAACCCGGCCTAACCGTGAACATCGCCGTGGGCTACGGCGGTCGGCAGGAGATCGTGGACGCGGTGCGATCGCTTATCGACGACAAAGCTCACGCAGGAGTCACCGCCACGGACATGGCCGGCGAAATTACCGTCGACTCCATCTCGGAGCACCTCTACACCTCGGGCCAGCCAGACCCGGACTTGGTCATCCGCACCTCCGGCGAGCAGCGGCTGTCCGGCTTTCTGCTCTGGCAGGCGGCGTACTCGGAGATCTGGTTTACAGACACCTACTGGCCGGCGTTTCGGAAGATCGACTTTTTGCGGGCGCTGCGCGACTACTCGCAGCGCTCCCGCCGCTTTGGCAAGTAG
- the glyA gene encoding serine hydroxymethyltransferase, whose protein sequence is MSEDLRYQDLATYDPEVHAAIVDELARQRDTLEMIASENFVPRSVLQAQGSVLTNKYAEGYPGRRYYGGCEHVDVIEDLARDRAKAVFGAQYANVQPHSGAQANAAVLMALAEPGDTILGLDLAHGGHLTHGMKINFSGRLYNVAAYQVEEDTHLIDMEKLREQAREVKPKVIIAGWSAYPRQEDFAEFRSIADEVGAYLWVDMAHFAGLVAAGLHPNPVPHAHVVSSTVHKTLGGPRSGFILTNDLELHKKLNSAVFPGQQGGPLMHVVAAKATAFKIAGTPEFKDRQQRTLGGAKVLAERLLSDDARDAGISVVSGGTDVHLVLVDLRNSPMDGQQAEDLLHSVGITVNRNAVPFDPRPPKVTSGLRIGTSALATRGFGEEDFREVAEIIAETLIKGEGADIEALRGRVEALARKFPLYPDLEDWKML, encoded by the coding sequence GTGTCTGAAGACCTCCGTTACCAGGATCTGGCCACCTACGACCCAGAGGTGCACGCCGCCATCGTGGACGAGCTGGCGCGCCAACGAGACACCCTGGAGATGATCGCCTCCGAGAACTTCGTGCCGCGCTCCGTGCTGCAGGCGCAGGGCTCGGTGCTGACCAACAAGTACGCCGAGGGCTACCCGGGTCGGCGCTACTACGGCGGTTGCGAGCATGTCGACGTCATCGAGGACCTCGCCCGCGACCGCGCCAAGGCCGTGTTCGGTGCGCAGTACGCCAACGTGCAGCCGCACTCCGGTGCGCAGGCGAATGCCGCAGTGCTCATGGCGCTGGCCGAGCCGGGCGACACCATCTTGGGCCTGGATCTGGCGCACGGCGGCCACCTCACCCATGGCATGAAGATCAACTTCTCCGGCCGTCTGTACAACGTGGCGGCCTACCAGGTGGAAGAAGACACCCACCTGATTGACATGGAGAAGCTGCGCGAGCAGGCACGCGAGGTCAAGCCGAAGGTGATCATCGCTGGCTGGTCCGCGTACCCGCGCCAGGAGGACTTTGCGGAGTTCCGCTCCATCGCCGACGAGGTCGGGGCCTACCTGTGGGTGGACATGGCTCACTTCGCCGGCCTGGTTGCAGCTGGCCTGCACCCGAACCCGGTGCCGCACGCGCACGTGGTGTCCTCCACGGTGCACAAGACGCTCGGCGGGCCGCGCTCCGGTTTCATCCTCACCAACGATCTGGAGCTGCACAAGAAGCTCAACTCTGCGGTCTTCCCGGGCCAGCAGGGCGGCCCGCTGATGCACGTCGTCGCTGCGAAGGCCACCGCGTTCAAGATCGCGGGTACGCCGGAGTTCAAGGACCGTCAGCAGCGCACCCTCGGCGGCGCGAAGGTGCTGGCGGAGCGTTTGCTTAGCGACGACGCACGCGACGCCGGCATCTCGGTCGTCTCCGGCGGCACGGATGTCCACCTGGTGCTGGTGGACCTGCGTAACTCGCCGATGGACGGCCAGCAGGCGGAGGACCTGCTGCACTCCGTGGGCATCACCGTCAACCGCAACGCCGTGCCGTTCGACCCGCGCCCGCCGAAGGTGACCTCCGGCCTGCGCATCGGCACCTCCGCGCTGGCCACCCGCGGCTTCGGCGAGGAGGATTTCCGCGAGGTCGCCGAGATCATCGCCGAG
- the coaA gene encoding type I pantothenate kinase, whose protein sequence is MSRADSSPYLDFHREDWRKRRAKMPQVLTEAELEKLSGIGENLDLQEVEDIYLPLSRLIHLQVRARQKLTNATETFIGGDPGHVPFIIGLAGSVAVGKSTTARVLQVLLQRWDSHPRVDLVTTDGFLHPKAVLEERGIMQRKGFPESYNRRNLMRFVTEVKSGQPLVKAPIYSHQAYDILPDEWVEVRQPDILILEGLNVLQTGPTLMVSDLFDFSIYVDAKTEDIERWYIERFLKLRDTAFQEPGNHFEHFAGIDDRQAAYEAREIWQTINLPNLVENILPTRVRASLVLRKDYDHTVQRVRMRKI, encoded by the coding sequence ATGTCACGAGCCGATTCCTCGCCCTACCTCGACTTCCATCGCGAGGACTGGCGCAAACGCCGCGCCAAGATGCCCCAGGTGCTCACCGAGGCGGAGCTGGAAAAGCTCTCCGGCATCGGCGAGAACCTGGACCTGCAGGAGGTCGAGGACATTTACCTGCCCTTGTCGCGCCTGATCCATCTGCAGGTGCGCGCGCGGCAGAAACTGACCAACGCCACCGAGACCTTCATCGGCGGCGACCCGGGCCACGTGCCCTTCATCATCGGCCTGGCCGGCTCGGTGGCTGTGGGAAAGTCCACCACCGCCCGCGTGCTGCAGGTGCTTTTGCAGCGGTGGGATTCGCACCCGCGGGTGGATTTGGTCACCACGGACGGGTTCCTCCACCCCAAGGCTGTTTTGGAAGAGCGCGGGATCATGCAGCGCAAGGGCTTCCCGGAGTCCTACAACCGCCGCAACCTCATGCGCTTCGTCACCGAGGTAAAGTCCGGCCAACCACTGGTCAAGGCGCCGATTTACTCGCACCAGGCGTACGACATCCTGCCGGACGAGTGGGTTGAGGTCCGCCAGCCCGACATCCTCATCCTGGAGGGGTTGAACGTGCTGCAGACCGGCCCGACGCTGATGGTGTCCGACCTGTTCGACTTTTCCATCTACGTGGACGCGAAAACCGAGGACATTGAGCGCTGGTACATCGAGCGCTTTCTCAAGCTGCGCGACACGGCGTTCCAGGAGCCAGGCAACCACTTCGAGCACTTCGCCGGCATCGACGACAGGCAAGCCGCCTACGAGGCCCGCGAGATTTGGCAGACCATCAACCTGCCCAACCTGGTGGAAAACATCCTGCCCACCCGTGTGCGCGCGTCGCTGGTGCTGCGCAAGGACTACGACCACACCGTCCAGCGCGTGCGCATGCGCAAGATTTAG